One Deltaproteobacteria bacterium genomic window, GTAAAACGGCTGCCAAAACCACGGCAACGCGGTGAGCTGGTTCCAGTCCATAAAATCAGGAATACCCGGCGTGTTTTGTTTCGCGGTGGTGATGACATCTGACGCTTCCAGCTTGAGGAACATCGCCATCAAATATCCACCCAAACCAAAAAACACGCCCTGTCCGAGACTGAGAATGCCACCGTATCCCCAACACAAGACCAACCCAACTGCCACAAAAGCGTAGGTCAGATATTTGCCAATCAGATTGAGACGAAAGAGATCAAAGACCAGTGGGAATATAACCAGCAGTAGTCCACACAGCACGAGGAGTGAGATCCAATAGGGCCGATCTTGGAAGAATCTCGTATGGGTTGGCATGGCTATCCCCTGACTTTGGCGGCAAACAATCCTTCGGGACGGATGAGCAAAATGCCGATGATCGACAGCAAGGTGATCACTTTGGCCATCGACCCGCTCATGAAGAATTCCAGCGAAGACTGACTTTCAGCAATGGTAAAGGCTGACGCAATGGTACCCAGCAAGCTCTGTACGCCGCCGAAGACCACAACCAGAAACGTATCGACGATATACAGTTGTCCCGACGATGGTCCGGTTGAGCCAATCGTCGTAAAGGCGGAACCACCCAAGCCAGCAATGCCACAGCCGAGCGCGAAGGTCAGACGGTCAACTTTCTTGGTGTTGATCCCCACTGCGCCACTCATGATGCGGTTCTGAGTGACCGCACGTACCCGCAAGCCCCAGCGCGAACGGAACAACAAGAGAAAGACTGCCGCCGTAGTGATGATCGATAAACCCATCACAAACAGACCGTTCAGAGGAATATCGATCGTCTCTGTCACCTTCCAGGAGCCCAGCAACCAATCCGGCATCGGCACACCAACTTCTTGGGCGCCGAACACCGAACGAAAGGTCTGCTGCATGACCAAGCTCAGCCCCCAGGTGGCAAGCAACGTATCCAGCGGACGTTTATAGAGGTGACGAATCAGAGCCCATTCCACACCGTAGCCTGCCGCAAAAGCGACGCAGAAAGCCAGCAGCCCGGCCACAAGCAAGTATATCGGCATCGCACCAGGGGTATGCTGTTCAACGACAATTGAAGTGAGGTAGGTAGTATACGCGCCAAGCGCCATGAACTCACCGTGTGCCATGTTGATTACGCCCATAAGGCCAAAGATGATGGCCAGCCCCAGAGCCATCAATAAGAGCACGGTGAACAGGCTCAGGCCGCTGAATAGTTGCATGATGAGGATGTCCATAGTTGCTCCTTGGAGGGAAGAACCTCGTAGACAGTCGTGCTGAATTATCGGGAGTCCATTTTCGTCATGCCCGCACAGGCG contains:
- the urtB gene encoding urea ABC transporter permease subunit UrtB, whose protein sequence is MQLFSGLSLFTVLLLMALGLAIIFGLMGVINMAHGEFMALGAYTTYLTSIVVEQHTPGAMPIYLLVAGLLAFCVAFAAGYGVEWALIRHLYKRPLDTLLATWGLSLVMQQTFRSVFGAQEVGVPMPDWLLGSWKVTETIDIPLNGLFVMGLSIITTAAVFLLLFRSRWGLRVRAVTQNRIMSGAVGINTKKVDRLTFALGCGIAGLGGSAFTTIGSTGPSSGQLYIVDTFLVVVFGGVQSLLGTIASAFTIAESQSSLEFFMSGSMAKVITLLSIIGILLIRPEGLFAAKVRG